In Xylocopa sonorina isolate GNS202 chromosome 3, iyXylSono1_principal, whole genome shotgun sequence, one genomic interval encodes:
- the Tpnt gene encoding troponin T, skeletal muscle isoform X1, with translation MSDDEEQYSQPERKIEGRASQKDSGENPEFMKRQEQKRSDLDEQLKEYIAEWRKQRAKEEEELKRLKEKQAKRKITRADEEKRLAQKKKEEEERRQREIEEKKQRDIEEKRRRLEESEKKRQAMMQAMKDQSKKGPNFTITRKDLAGNLTSAQLERNKTKEQLEEEKKISLSIRIKPLEIDNLSIEKLRFKAQELWDTIVKLETEKYDLEERQKRQDYDLKELKERQKQQLRHKALKKGLDPEALTGKYPPKIQVASKYERRVDTRSYDDKKKLFEGGYDTLLAEINEKLWKQKSEQFMKRNKTKLPKWFGERPGKKPGDPESPEGEEDVKAAAEDEELEEPTFEEEEEEEEEEEEEEEEEGEKKEEGEEEEEEEEEEEEEEEEEEEEEEEEE, from the exons ATGTCTGACGACGAGGAGCAATACTC GCAGCCGGAGAGGAAGATCGA GGGTAGGGCGTCCCAAAA GGACTCTGGGGAGAATCCCGAGTTTATGAAG AGGCAGGAACAGAAGAGAAGCGACCTCGACGAACAGCTAAAGGAATACATCGCAGAATGGCGGAAGCAGAGGGCCAAGGAAGAGGAGGAGTTGAAGAGATTGAAG GAGAAGCAAGCGAAGCGCAAGATCACTCGCGCGGACGAGGAGAAGAGATTGGCCCagaaaaagaaagaggaggAGGAACGTCGCCAACGTGAAATCG AGGAGAAGAAACAACGTGACATAGAGGAGAAGAGACG GCGTCTCGAAGAATCAGAAAAGAAACGCCAGGCGATGATGCAAGCGATGAAAGATCAAAGCAAGAAGGGGCCCAACTTCACCATCACCAGGAAAGATCTGGCA GGTAACCTTACGTCAGCGCAATTGGAGCGCAACAAGACGAAAGAACAGCTcgaggaagaaaagaaaatctcGCTGAGTATTCGCATCAAGCCTTTGGAAATCGATAACCTGTCCATTGAGAAGCTACGGTTCAAGGCCCAGGAACTTTGGGACACCATAGTTAAGCTTGAAACCGAGAAATACGATCTTGAAGAGCGACAGAAACGCCAAGACTATGAC CTTAAAGAATTAAAGGAACGTCAGAAGCAGCAGTTGAGGCACAAAGCATTGAAGAAAGGTCTTGATCCCGAAGCTCTTACCGGCAAGTACCCG CCCAAGATCCAAGTCGCCTCCAAATACGAACGTCGGGTCGATACCAGGTCTTATGACGATAAGAAGAAGCTCTTCGAGGGT GGTTATGACACGCTTCTAGCGGAAATCAACGAGAAATTGTGGAAACAGAAATCAGAACAGTTTATGAAGCGCAACAAAA CGAAGTTACCGAAATGGTTCGGCGAGAGGCCAGGCAAGAAACCTGGAGACCCCGAATCCCCGGAGGGTGAGGAAGACGTGAAGGCTGCGGCTGAAGACGAAGAATTAGAAGAACCAACGttcgaggaagaagaggaagaagaagaggaggaggaagaggaggaggaggaagagggtgagaagaaggaagaaggtgaagaggaggaggaagaggaggaggaggaagaggaagaggaggaggaagaagaagaggaagaggaggaagaagaatag
- the Tpnt gene encoding troponin T, skeletal muscle isoform X3, translating to MSDDEEQYSQPERKIEDSGENPEFMKRQEQKRSDLDEQLKEYIAEWRKQRAKEEEELKRLKEKQAKRKITRADEEKRLAQKKKEEEERRQREIEEKKQRDIEEKRRRLEESEKKRQAMMQAMKDQSKKGPNFTITRKDLAGNLTSAQLERNKTKEQLEEEKKISLSIRIKPLEIDNLSIEKLRFKAQELWDTIVKLETEKYDLEERQKRQDYDLKELKERQKQQLRHKALKKGLDPEALTGKYPPKIQVASKYERRVDTRSYDDKKKLFEGGYDTLLAEINEKLWKQKSEQFMKRNKTKLPKWFGERPGKKPGDPESPEGEEDVKAAAEDEELEEPTFEEEEEEEEEEEEEEEEEGEKKEEGEEEEEEEEEEEEEEEEEEEEEEEEE from the exons ATGTCTGACGACGAGGAGCAATACTC GCAGCCGGAGAGGAAGATCGA GGACTCTGGGGAGAATCCCGAGTTTATGAAG AGGCAGGAACAGAAGAGAAGCGACCTCGACGAACAGCTAAAGGAATACATCGCAGAATGGCGGAAGCAGAGGGCCAAGGAAGAGGAGGAGTTGAAGAGATTGAAG GAGAAGCAAGCGAAGCGCAAGATCACTCGCGCGGACGAGGAGAAGAGATTGGCCCagaaaaagaaagaggaggAGGAACGTCGCCAACGTGAAATCG AGGAGAAGAAACAACGTGACATAGAGGAGAAGAGACG GCGTCTCGAAGAATCAGAAAAGAAACGCCAGGCGATGATGCAAGCGATGAAAGATCAAAGCAAGAAGGGGCCCAACTTCACCATCACCAGGAAAGATCTGGCA GGTAACCTTACGTCAGCGCAATTGGAGCGCAACAAGACGAAAGAACAGCTcgaggaagaaaagaaaatctcGCTGAGTATTCGCATCAAGCCTTTGGAAATCGATAACCTGTCCATTGAGAAGCTACGGTTCAAGGCCCAGGAACTTTGGGACACCATAGTTAAGCTTGAAACCGAGAAATACGATCTTGAAGAGCGACAGAAACGCCAAGACTATGAC CTTAAAGAATTAAAGGAACGTCAGAAGCAGCAGTTGAGGCACAAAGCATTGAAGAAAGGTCTTGATCCCGAAGCTCTTACCGGCAAGTACCCG CCCAAGATCCAAGTCGCCTCCAAATACGAACGTCGGGTCGATACCAGGTCTTATGACGATAAGAAGAAGCTCTTCGAGGGT GGTTATGACACGCTTCTAGCGGAAATCAACGAGAAATTGTGGAAACAGAAATCAGAACAGTTTATGAAGCGCAACAAAA CGAAGTTACCGAAATGGTTCGGCGAGAGGCCAGGCAAGAAACCTGGAGACCCCGAATCCCCGGAGGGTGAGGAAGACGTGAAGGCTGCGGCTGAAGACGAAGAATTAGAAGAACCAACGttcgaggaagaagaggaagaagaagaggaggaggaagaggaggaggaggaagagggtgagaagaaggaagaaggtgaagaggaggaggaagaggaggaggaggaagaggaagaggaggaggaagaagaagaggaagaggaggaagaagaatag
- the Tpnt gene encoding troponin T, skeletal muscle isoform X4: MSDDEEQYSGRASQKDSGENPEFMKRQEQKRSDLDEQLKEYIAEWRKQRAKEEEELKRLKEKQAKRKITRADEEKRLAQKKKEEEERRQREIEEKKQRDIEEKRRRLEESEKKRQAMMQAMKDQSKKGPNFTITRKDLAGNLTSAQLERNKTKEQLEEEKKISLSIRIKPLEIDNLSIEKLRFKAQELWDTIVKLETEKYDLEERQKRQDYDLKELKERQKQQLRHKALKKGLDPEALTGKYPPKIQVASKYERRVDTRSYDDKKKLFEGGYDTLLAEINEKLWKQKSEQFMKRNKTKLPKWFGERPGKKPGDPESPEGEEDVKAAAEDEELEEPTFEEEEEEEEEEEEEEEEEGEKKEEGEEEEEEEEEEEEEEEEEEEEEEEEE; this comes from the exons ATGTCTGACGACGAGGAGCAATACTC GGGTAGGGCGTCCCAAAA GGACTCTGGGGAGAATCCCGAGTTTATGAAG AGGCAGGAACAGAAGAGAAGCGACCTCGACGAACAGCTAAAGGAATACATCGCAGAATGGCGGAAGCAGAGGGCCAAGGAAGAGGAGGAGTTGAAGAGATTGAAG GAGAAGCAAGCGAAGCGCAAGATCACTCGCGCGGACGAGGAGAAGAGATTGGCCCagaaaaagaaagaggaggAGGAACGTCGCCAACGTGAAATCG AGGAGAAGAAACAACGTGACATAGAGGAGAAGAGACG GCGTCTCGAAGAATCAGAAAAGAAACGCCAGGCGATGATGCAAGCGATGAAAGATCAAAGCAAGAAGGGGCCCAACTTCACCATCACCAGGAAAGATCTGGCA GGTAACCTTACGTCAGCGCAATTGGAGCGCAACAAGACGAAAGAACAGCTcgaggaagaaaagaaaatctcGCTGAGTATTCGCATCAAGCCTTTGGAAATCGATAACCTGTCCATTGAGAAGCTACGGTTCAAGGCCCAGGAACTTTGGGACACCATAGTTAAGCTTGAAACCGAGAAATACGATCTTGAAGAGCGACAGAAACGCCAAGACTATGAC CTTAAAGAATTAAAGGAACGTCAGAAGCAGCAGTTGAGGCACAAAGCATTGAAGAAAGGTCTTGATCCCGAAGCTCTTACCGGCAAGTACCCG CCCAAGATCCAAGTCGCCTCCAAATACGAACGTCGGGTCGATACCAGGTCTTATGACGATAAGAAGAAGCTCTTCGAGGGT GGTTATGACACGCTTCTAGCGGAAATCAACGAGAAATTGTGGAAACAGAAATCAGAACAGTTTATGAAGCGCAACAAAA CGAAGTTACCGAAATGGTTCGGCGAGAGGCCAGGCAAGAAACCTGGAGACCCCGAATCCCCGGAGGGTGAGGAAGACGTGAAGGCTGCGGCTGAAGACGAAGAATTAGAAGAACCAACGttcgaggaagaagaggaagaagaagaggaggaggaagaggaggaggaggaagagggtgagaagaaggaagaaggtgaagaggaggaggaagaggaggaggaggaagaggaagaggaggaggaagaagaagaggaagaggaggaagaagaatag
- the Tpnt gene encoding troponin T, skeletal muscle isoform X5, protein MSDDEEQYSDSGENPEFMKRQEQKRSDLDEQLKEYIAEWRKQRAKEEEELKRLKEKQAKRKITRADEEKRLAQKKKEEEERRQREIEEKKQRDIEEKRRRLEESEKKRQAMMQAMKDQSKKGPNFTITRKDLAGNLTSAQLERNKTKEQLEEEKKISLSIRIKPLEIDNLSIEKLRFKAQELWDTIVKLETEKYDLEERQKRQDYDLKELKERQKQQLRHKALKKGLDPEALTGKYPPKIQVASKYERRVDTRSYDDKKKLFEGGYDTLLAEINEKLWKQKSEQFMKRNKTKLPKWFGERPGKKPGDPESPEGEEDVKAAAEDEELEEPTFEEEEEEEEEEEEEEEEEGEKKEEGEEEEEEEEEEEEEEEEEEEEEEEEE, encoded by the exons ATGTCTGACGACGAGGAGCAATACTC GGACTCTGGGGAGAATCCCGAGTTTATGAAG AGGCAGGAACAGAAGAGAAGCGACCTCGACGAACAGCTAAAGGAATACATCGCAGAATGGCGGAAGCAGAGGGCCAAGGAAGAGGAGGAGTTGAAGAGATTGAAG GAGAAGCAAGCGAAGCGCAAGATCACTCGCGCGGACGAGGAGAAGAGATTGGCCCagaaaaagaaagaggaggAGGAACGTCGCCAACGTGAAATCG AGGAGAAGAAACAACGTGACATAGAGGAGAAGAGACG GCGTCTCGAAGAATCAGAAAAGAAACGCCAGGCGATGATGCAAGCGATGAAAGATCAAAGCAAGAAGGGGCCCAACTTCACCATCACCAGGAAAGATCTGGCA GGTAACCTTACGTCAGCGCAATTGGAGCGCAACAAGACGAAAGAACAGCTcgaggaagaaaagaaaatctcGCTGAGTATTCGCATCAAGCCTTTGGAAATCGATAACCTGTCCATTGAGAAGCTACGGTTCAAGGCCCAGGAACTTTGGGACACCATAGTTAAGCTTGAAACCGAGAAATACGATCTTGAAGAGCGACAGAAACGCCAAGACTATGAC CTTAAAGAATTAAAGGAACGTCAGAAGCAGCAGTTGAGGCACAAAGCATTGAAGAAAGGTCTTGATCCCGAAGCTCTTACCGGCAAGTACCCG CCCAAGATCCAAGTCGCCTCCAAATACGAACGTCGGGTCGATACCAGGTCTTATGACGATAAGAAGAAGCTCTTCGAGGGT GGTTATGACACGCTTCTAGCGGAAATCAACGAGAAATTGTGGAAACAGAAATCAGAACAGTTTATGAAGCGCAACAAAA CGAAGTTACCGAAATGGTTCGGCGAGAGGCCAGGCAAGAAACCTGGAGACCCCGAATCCCCGGAGGGTGAGGAAGACGTGAAGGCTGCGGCTGAAGACGAAGAATTAGAAGAACCAACGttcgaggaagaagaggaagaagaagaggaggaggaagaggaggaggaggaagagggtgagaagaaggaagaaggtgaagaggaggaggaagaggaggaggaggaagaggaagaggaggaggaagaagaagaggaagaggaggaagaagaatag
- the Tpnt gene encoding troponin T, skeletal muscle isoform X2 — MSDDEEQYSQPERKIEGRASQKDSGENPEFMKRQEQKRSDLDEQLKEYIAEWRKQRAKEEEELKRLKEKQAKRKITRADEEKRLAQKKKEEEERRQREIEEKKQRDIEEKRRRLEESEKKRQAMMQAMKDQSKKGPNFTITRKDLAGNLTSAQLERNKTKEQLEEEKKISLSIRIKPLEIDNLSIEKLRFKAQELWDTIVKLETEKYDLEERQKRQDYDLKELKERQKQQLRHKALKKGLDPEALTGKYPPKIQVASKYERRVDTRSYDDKKKLFEGGLTEQQKEFIEKQWAQQKEQFLGRQKTKLPKWFGERPGKKPGDPESPEGEEDVKAAAEDEELEEPTFEEEEEEEEEEEEEEEEEGEKKEEGEEEEEEEEEEEEEEEEEEEEEEEEE; from the exons ATGTCTGACGACGAGGAGCAATACTC GCAGCCGGAGAGGAAGATCGA GGGTAGGGCGTCCCAAAA GGACTCTGGGGAGAATCCCGAGTTTATGAAG AGGCAGGAACAGAAGAGAAGCGACCTCGACGAACAGCTAAAGGAATACATCGCAGAATGGCGGAAGCAGAGGGCCAAGGAAGAGGAGGAGTTGAAGAGATTGAAG GAGAAGCAAGCGAAGCGCAAGATCACTCGCGCGGACGAGGAGAAGAGATTGGCCCagaaaaagaaagaggaggAGGAACGTCGCCAACGTGAAATCG AGGAGAAGAAACAACGTGACATAGAGGAGAAGAGACG GCGTCTCGAAGAATCAGAAAAGAAACGCCAGGCGATGATGCAAGCGATGAAAGATCAAAGCAAGAAGGGGCCCAACTTCACCATCACCAGGAAAGATCTGGCA GGTAACCTTACGTCAGCGCAATTGGAGCGCAACAAGACGAAAGAACAGCTcgaggaagaaaagaaaatctcGCTGAGTATTCGCATCAAGCCTTTGGAAATCGATAACCTGTCCATTGAGAAGCTACGGTTCAAGGCCCAGGAACTTTGGGACACCATAGTTAAGCTTGAAACCGAGAAATACGATCTTGAAGAGCGACAGAAACGCCAAGACTATGAC CTTAAAGAATTAAAGGAACGTCAGAAGCAGCAGTTGAGGCACAAAGCATTGAAGAAAGGTCTTGATCCCGAAGCTCTTACCGGCAAGTACCCG CCCAAGATCCAAGTCGCCTCCAAATACGAACGTCGGGTCGATACCAGGTCTTATGACGATAAGAAGAAGCTCTTCGAGGGT GGTCTGACCGAACAGCAGAAGGAGTTCATAGAGAAGCAGTGGGCTCAACAAAAGGAGCAATTCCTCGGTCGTCAGAAGA CGAAGTTACCGAAATGGTTCGGCGAGAGGCCAGGCAAGAAACCTGGAGACCCCGAATCCCCGGAGGGTGAGGAAGACGTGAAGGCTGCGGCTGAAGACGAAGAATTAGAAGAACCAACGttcgaggaagaagaggaagaagaagaggaggaggaagaggaggaggaggaagagggtgagaagaaggaagaaggtgaagaggaggaggaagaggaggaggaggaagaggaagaggaggaggaagaagaagaggaagaggaggaagaagaatag
- the Tpnt gene encoding troponin T, skeletal muscle isoform X6, with product MKRQEQKRSDLDEQLKEYIAEWRKQRAKEEEELKRLKEKQAKRKITRADEEKRLAQKKKEEEERRQREIEEKKQRDIEEKRRRLEESEKKRQAMMQAMKDQSKKGPNFTITRKDLAGNLTSAQLERNKTKEQLEEEKKISLSIRIKPLEIDNLSIEKLRFKAQELWDTIVKLETEKYDLEERQKRQDYDLKELKERQKQQLRHKALKKGLDPEALTGKYPPKIQVASKYERRVDTRSYDDKKKLFEGGYDTLLAEINEKLWKQKSEQFMKRNKTKLPKWFGERPGKKPGDPESPEGEEDVKAAAEDEELEEPTFEEEEEEEEEEEEEEEEEGEKKEEGEEEEEEEEEEEEEEEEEEEEEEEEE from the exons ATGAAG AGGCAGGAACAGAAGAGAAGCGACCTCGACGAACAGCTAAAGGAATACATCGCAGAATGGCGGAAGCAGAGGGCCAAGGAAGAGGAGGAGTTGAAGAGATTGAAG GAGAAGCAAGCGAAGCGCAAGATCACTCGCGCGGACGAGGAGAAGAGATTGGCCCagaaaaagaaagaggaggAGGAACGTCGCCAACGTGAAATCG AGGAGAAGAAACAACGTGACATAGAGGAGAAGAGACG GCGTCTCGAAGAATCAGAAAAGAAACGCCAGGCGATGATGCAAGCGATGAAAGATCAAAGCAAGAAGGGGCCCAACTTCACCATCACCAGGAAAGATCTGGCA GGTAACCTTACGTCAGCGCAATTGGAGCGCAACAAGACGAAAGAACAGCTcgaggaagaaaagaaaatctcGCTGAGTATTCGCATCAAGCCTTTGGAAATCGATAACCTGTCCATTGAGAAGCTACGGTTCAAGGCCCAGGAACTTTGGGACACCATAGTTAAGCTTGAAACCGAGAAATACGATCTTGAAGAGCGACAGAAACGCCAAGACTATGAC CTTAAAGAATTAAAGGAACGTCAGAAGCAGCAGTTGAGGCACAAAGCATTGAAGAAAGGTCTTGATCCCGAAGCTCTTACCGGCAAGTACCCG CCCAAGATCCAAGTCGCCTCCAAATACGAACGTCGGGTCGATACCAGGTCTTATGACGATAAGAAGAAGCTCTTCGAGGGT GGTTATGACACGCTTCTAGCGGAAATCAACGAGAAATTGTGGAAACAGAAATCAGAACAGTTTATGAAGCGCAACAAAA CGAAGTTACCGAAATGGTTCGGCGAGAGGCCAGGCAAGAAACCTGGAGACCCCGAATCCCCGGAGGGTGAGGAAGACGTGAAGGCTGCGGCTGAAGACGAAGAATTAGAAGAACCAACGttcgaggaagaagaggaagaagaagaggaggaggaagaggaggaggaggaagagggtgagaagaaggaagaaggtgaagaggaggaggaagaggaggaggaggaagaggaagaggaggaggaagaagaagaggaagaggaggaagaagaatag